From the Onychostoma macrolepis isolate SWU-2019 chromosome 13, ASM1243209v1, whole genome shotgun sequence genome, the window AAAGATAAAAAAGGAAGTTGGAACTTTTGGAAGTTGCATTTAAAATCCACCTGGCTAAAAAAGCTCTTTTCTTCATCCTCTCACTTTAGAGACGACTAAGTCTGTGCCAAGACGTCACCACTTTTTCAGGATTAGCCATGGAATCCCTCCATTGTTCCACTGCCTCAGGAGAACTGCTGTCAAAACCCAAGAGGACCTGGAAATGAAGAAATACACAAAGACTGAAACTTAGGGCTTAGTAAgatttatgaatgaaattaatacttttatacaacaaggatgcattaaaacggtcaaaagtgagagtaaagtgATGTTTCTAAAATCacatttcaaattaattctgctcttttgaactttcagttcatcaaagaatcatgttttctacaaaaaaattttttaaagcagcacaattgttttcaacatcataatattaaatgtttcttgagcaccaaatctcCTTattgaataatttctgaaggatcatgtgacactgaaaactggagtatattattttaatacttcacaatattgcagttttttaatcaaataaattactttaaacGTGTTCCATACTAAATGTAGTGAGTTATAGTACTGTATGTATTTTGACCAAACTGACCTGTCCAAGCAGGTGTTTTCTCCGAACAGAGCCACGGCTGTAGAGTTTGACTGCCAGCTGCAGATTCTGGTCCTGATTGGTGATGGGCAAGTGAAGCACTTCGCCCCATTGGATCTGCCCTCTGATGACTTCCTAACCTTCGTCTTCCTCTTCAGTAAAACCCTACCCTCACACAACAACTCAACCTTCACAAAGAAACCTAAAGAGAACATCCATTTGCACAGTTTGTTTTATCAGCATTGTCGTATTTGTCATATTCACTCTTCCACAACAATAAACTAAGGAGggaaataaataagaaataagagGGTTTTCAGGAGGAGAacttaatttataatgaaaatatgtttaaaatggaCTAGGATGTAAAGTTATGTTATTGAGAGTGTGTGAAACGATGATGAAAGCTGAAAGACTCACTCTGTGTAAGTGGTGAGGAAGATGATGGAAGGTTTTGAGCACTGAGGATCTGGAGTTGAATTCGACTGTTCACTGGCTGGAAGCACAAGGCCAGCTGAAGCTCAGCATGACACACCTACAGAAACACACAGGCAGAAACAAAATAATCCCCAGTAGGGTtaggtgttgtgtgtgtgtgtgtgttttatggcAGACTACCTGCTGCGACTAATTCACTGATTTATAGAGACCCAAAACAATTTCTGACCCagtaacaaacacacacagccatTATTCATGGAAAAAAACATCCTCTAGACCAGATTCTACTGACTTTCATTTTGGAACACAGTTCTGTCAATTTCAAACACCTCTTTATTGAAAATACTTTCTTTTCAAAAAAGCAATTTTCCCTGTTAAGTGTTTGAtttcagtcacacacacacaagcaaaaCATGCTGAGCCATCAGTTTCCAAATGTTCACAAAAAGTTATAGCTGGCAAAATCAGCAAAGAGTGCCATATCTGATACCTGTATGTGCCAAACAATGTTTGATGACCTACTTACAGTGAAATGATGTACAAAGATGATAAAGTGACACACTCATTTTGCAGAATTAAATATcagaatttttatatatattatgtataggTATTTAGATGTTACTAATGATCAACTTATAAAATATCATGTATatgaatgtgaaatatttataaacaatatataaacgTGTAAACGTATATACACAGACTACTGttcagtttggggtcagtaagaatttttaatgtttctgagccttttatgctcactaaggctgcatttatttgataaaaatacagtaaaaactgtaatattctgaaatatttttgcaatttaacatgttttctattttaaaatgcaatttatttcctgtgatggcaaagctaaattttcagcagtcattagtCCAGTCTttatgtcacatgatccttcagaaatcattctgatatgctaatttggtgttcaagaaacatttcttattattatcaatgttgaaaacagacgTCCTTAATTTTTCTGTGGAAACTATGAAACATTTTTTCTGAATTCTTTAATCAATAGAAATGTAaacaacattaattaacattaacaaatcaaaaattaataatcttttgtaacatatcttttgtgacattatttataTAAGCTTCAGACAGATCAGTATTTTAAGGGTCAAGTTATTTCCTTCAAGAAGTGCTTTCAGCAATATTGAAATGGCTGGTTTCAGTATATtgatttctgtctctctctctctgtctgtctgtccgtttCAGCCCCAGTGACCTAAATATCACAGGAGAGACGTGAGCAGAACTAGTGCAGCTGTGTAATTTGTGATGTAAGTAAAATATGTGGTCCAGTGGGTGAATGCAGCACTGTGGGTAATTGCAggtggaagtttaaaaaaaatttcaaagaACCTTACTGTCAAAATTAGGAAGGATCTGTAGAGGGAGAGACATTTGGGATTAGATATGCAGTCACAAAGAGATACAGCAGGTGAGGACTCACATGTGTTTTAGAGTGAGGCTTGAACTCCAGCCAGTGCTTTGTTTCCTCCAGTCCAAGGGTTCGCAGAGATAATACACACTCTCCCAGCGTACGCTTACGTGGTGTGTGAGCCTGCAGGCGCAGCACCAGCGCAGATCTGCGTGTCTGCTCTAAGTTAAGAGTGAACACGAATGTCTCCATGAAGACAGTGTCCTGAAAGCGAGAGACAATATACTGAGAGGCATAAtaagctaaaaaataaaaacactacaaAACAATACTACAAGCTCTacgtgtgtttttgtttatacaGCTTTGTTTGTGTGGGACTTTTCAATCCAGCTGGAATGGTCAATATTCAAGAAACACAGGAGGGACTGAAGGGAGGGCTGAATAATTCATcacaattcatttaaatgatgacagagctgccaatccaaagcgacttacaggctatacatttttatttatttattttttttatcagtatattgttttaatcaatctTAATATGCATTTCTTGTAATATCAATCTACGAAGTCTATGATTCCTGGGAAATGTTATTCTCTTTCAGCGTAATGAGAAACATAGTTTATATAGTTTGTAAGTGTCACGTGTCTACTCGTCCGAAGTTCCTGTCTGTCCTTAtatggtttagttcctgttctcattagttaattatcttTCATTGTCCCCACTTGATTTGAattgttgtttgctcttttgttcccatTCATATAAGACCTCAGTTCTCCCCTTGTATTTTGTCCGATCTTAATGTATTAAATGGGAAAGTGAGTTTATTTCGTTCTCCGAGTCCTTATTTTCCTTTTAGCAAAACCACACACCCGTGACAGTAAGTTTGGGTTCAGTacgatttttttaatgttttgaatgaagACACTTAAGCTCACCAAGCCTGTATTTATTAaaccaaaatacagtaaaaaaaaaatataactactataaataactattttctttatatgtgtatatatacactttttttttttttaattcagggtcacatgatcatGTAGAATTCATTCTAATTTACTGATTTGGTACTTTcttatgtttatttgaaactaaaatcttttgtaacaaatgtctttactgccactttttaTAAATTGATCAGCATCCtctctgaataaaataatatatttaaaacaactatCTTACTGACATCAAGCTTTTAACCCTTTAACTTTCACCCCTAAAAGGAgctaatgaaaaaaatatttaacttaaaGGTCTTATTAGTAGACATCTAATAAATAGCCTCcagcacttttctttttttttttaaattgatgttTTATATAAAACTCTACCGTACAGTTGACAGTCCATGGTAAATCTCGATTTAAATTCAGAGAACTATTTCAGAGAGTTATTTTCCAATAATAAACATTCCTTTAACTTTATTAGTATCTTGGATACATTTCATAACCTTCAGGCCAGGTCCACaaagataaaaaattatatttaagtgTCTGCATAATATACATAGCTGTATGGCAATATATAGCCTAGCCTATGCTATATGATGTCCTTTACATACATATCAACCGTACGGTCATGCATGATTTTGGATAATTAtggtaaataaatttttttgcatttctcatttattttgctATATTTCTGTTCTTTACCCTCTACCCTATTCACAACAACATTATGGTTTTATCCCTACTTCCTTGATTGCTTGTTTGACCCTATTATCTGATGACTGACCAGCACCTTTCTACCTTCTGTGTGACTGACTGAAGTTAGTAAACTGCTACTGTCACTTGAAAACTGGAAATTCCCAAACCCCTCACGGCAACAGCAGACACAGAGATGGGGCAGTACAGCTGTGGAAAGAATGCTCTCTCATCTCTTCCTTTTGATAGATTTATTCCCTATCAAAGTAAGCTCAACCGTACGGTAGAGATATCAGTTAAAATGTTGcttgcaaaatattttatttcatcagaGTACATGGCTAATTTTGAATTGCTGCCAAAGCAGAAATGCACCTTTCAGAAGCAGATGGCATAATTCTggcatctaccagcaggggaTAATGCTAATCATTTTAACCCCTTCATATCACCAATGCTGATGCTTCAATTGAATCTTGGCTGTTGTATGTTTTATGATGGCTGATTTCACTCACTGCTGATGCTTCCTTGACAGTGCTCTTAAATCGCACTGGCTTGGTCATGGTGATGACCCCCTTGACTCCAATCTTCTGCACCTCCACCCCATCACTATACACACTCAAATCCGTACACTAAAAGAGAGAGAGTACCAAAATGAGAAACAGTGAGAAAAGACGAAAGCAACATGTACAGTTTATGAGCTTTTACAACCACTAAAACCACTGTATGTCAACAAAGGGCATTTCTCAGAGGAGGAAAAGGAGGCAGGGCCTTGTTTGTATTAGAAAATAAttgacagaaataaaacaaaacaaaacaaatattatgaaatatgagATCAAACAGTGTGTTAATATTATAAACAACTCAGACTCTAAGATACAACCCCATCTGGTCACTTCCAAACAtagtaaataatgtaaataaattaacattaatatgtaacattaacattaatatattatgtatactatatattgtgtgtaaaataaagaggcaaagacagacagatatacacATTGagttatttttcaattatttgaaaaagagaTTAAAAATAGCTGGTTGGAAATGTGATCACTTGTTAAAGGTCTCTCAGAGCAACACAGAGGCGCCATTCAGCTGGACTCTAGATGGGACACAATGGCCTGTTGTAGACTAGCAAAGCCTCTCCTGGATGAAATCATACCTTCACTAAGGTGATCCACACCTGCTCCACCGCCTCTTCATACTTCAGGTGCACACAAACTTTTCCCGGCTCACAATCCCGCTCATCACCCGACAGCGTGATGGACTctacgcgcgcacacacacacacattcacgcaaacatatttaaatgttttactgtataatattttgtttaatattcagCATAAGTCCTGttgttaataaagaaaaaagagacaaatcTAACTTTTTGCTCAGTgttaattaaaaacactttcaaataaattagaaaaatgcagaATGGTAGACAGAAATGCAatatattttgagttttattatTGGTGTTATGTGTGTAAAGATCCACAGACCTACATTCTGAAAGTTATCTGAGGACTTGTGTACTGGACCTCAGGGAAAACATTTGGAAGTAATTACTGTGTCTGCCCTTTACGATTTCACAATCTGCAGTCATCTGAGTCTgtcctgtgtgtatgtgtgcgcgAGTTTGTTTGACAgtctgtgtatatgtgtgtacacGGTGAGGAGAGAGGGGGTAAGATTGTTGGGAAATAAATGGTCCAAAAAGaccctgaaaaaaacaaaaggaaaaccaaacaaatgaaactgTAGTGGAAATTCCAGGTGATAGTGGAGCGGAACCCTTTCCAGAGAGTTCTATTGGAAGGGAGTTTTGAGGGTTCTTTTGGAATGTGCTTGTCTGCGGTTACGACTTCAGTGCTCCGTCATGAATGGTTACCTAGACTACGGCTGCTCCCAAAGGAATCCTGAATGGAGGATGTGCTGCTCTGGACACTGGATACAGAATCATAACGCTTGGAGGAACAAGAGAGGAATAAATGTTACTGAACAACAGCTCTGCTAATCATTAAATAGCAACGTATTATGTATACACCACACTTCAATGAGGAATTTAATCTGTTCTGATTGATATAAGACCACAAATactttttaacttaaaaaaaagaaacagaaatagAGATCTGTTACAGAATAGAAATCCCAATAGTAATAATGATTTCTGGCATACTAACAATGCATGGAAGTAGTATGATAACTAaagttattaattattattaagttatTAACGAAGATAAATATTGAGCTAATTATTTCAGTAACAAATGCAACAAACCAGTTTTGAATTAAACTTAGTAGTTAATATATCTTGCCTTAAAGTTCTAAGTTGATATCCAGACTAACTAATAtagtgtttatataaataatgataaataagtCATAATAATGTTTACTAATTATTATATCCCTCTATAATATACACTACACTTTAAAAGTTTGCCAATTGTTTggactttttaaagaaattaatacaaagaaattaatcaaaatttcaAACTTtccattaatcaaagaatcctaaaaaatgtatcatgtttacgtaaatatattaagcaacacaatcttttttcaacattgataataagaaaagtCTCTTGAGccccaaatcagcatattagaatgatttctgaaggatcatgtgacactaaagactggggtgatgactgctgaaaattcagctttaccattcaattcaattcaagtttatttgtatagtgctttttatGATACAAATCAtggcaaagcagctttacaggaagttaagtttctacaatatatttatataatttgaaacttaatatatttaacttatggcaAAATTTGGTACTTCGTATAccatcatataaataaattacctTTCTTTTTATACATCGTAAATAATATCTCACATGTGAACAGTTGTATGGTATCTCAGCAGCATGTGAACGATGTAGTTTTAATTACGATACAGTTTTATGGATTGGGttgttaagtgtgtgtgtgtgcatttgtgtgaaCTCACCTGTACGTGGCTCTGAGGGTTTGACAAATCATACATAGAGAGACTGAGTCTCTGTTTGCCACtgtgttccaaacctgtaaaacaaacagacacaaataatttaattaattttcctCTTAGAAAGAGTCTTAAATACTCGCACTTCTGCAGTTGATTAAGTACATCACATTAACAAAAGTGATTCCATTCCAAATGTGTGTTCATCTACAGTAAAGCATTCAAATTATCTGAATACGGCCTCTCAACAATATGATCTGGGATATTGTCAGTGCAAATCTGCCATGAACAATTGGGGATTTAGGAGAAGGAATAAAACAGAAGGATTACGCACAGGTGGGTAGGAACGTAAATATTTGAGGTTACATGCTGAGAAGTTACGTACTGCTATATGATGCTATGAGGAAGTGAAACTGCACTCTTTAAACAGCACACACAGGTAATAAACAGGCTTGGGGATTTAGGCAGATCTTAAAGTATCTCACCTGTGCCAGGACTGTTGTTGGGTCTGTTTTTCAGAGTGGGGCGTCTCAATGAGCCTGGTGACACGTAGCTTATCATATGACTGCTGTTTAAGGTCAAATCAGGGTCATACATCATTTGACCGGATCCTGCGAGCTCAGCCTTCCTTTCTGCATAAGTGGTCCTTGTGGCACCTACAATCATTCGTATCAAATATgtactttaaaaaattaaacataatttaataaaataaaaaacaaacataattaattcatttaattaaactaaataaataactaagTCATAATGCTTACTCTGTTGCCCAATGTTGTAGCCAGAGTACTGTGATCCTCTCGGCTGGATGTAGGAGGGTTTGAAGGTCGGGATGATGAATGGAACGTCCCGGCCGTCCGGAGGTAGTTTGGACAGCAGATAATCCTCTGATACTCCAATATTCTTCTTCACATTAGACTCAGCAGTTAATTTAGCAGGAGGTCGAACCTTAATCACTTTAAAACATGTCaatgtataaaaatacaccTTTCATAACTCAtatatgtagttacatttatatacagcatattgtgtgtgtgtgtgtgtgtgtatgtataacGAACACAACAATAATGAGGAGGTCTATAGGGGACAGAGAGGCTTACTCCGAATCTCTGGTTCATTCTTCTTGGATATAAATGTCCTACAGCagtttttgatgcattctgtCATATTGAGGATCTGCACAAAAATCACAAACCATTCACATAAAAAGGCTGAAAATAAgatatttatatgaatttacATGAAACTGTCCAACAGTAAGCTGAATTATCTCATTTCTGGTCATCAAACATTTCCAAAACAATGTCAATATCATCACGTCAACTTATGTTTTGTGTGTAGTACAATTTTGTGgaggaaataaatatatttttgagagAGAATAAATGGCAACATTGGTTGGCTGCTGTAGTGGAAATGACGCCACAACTATTAACTGCACAttcaaaattactgaaaatatGAGCTGAATAATATTCACATAATATcactatataatttatttaactcTAGATTATCAACGTTTTATTGATGTAATAATGATTTTTCGTGGTAAGATTGAAAGTTGTGTTTGGGATAACGGTACAATAAAACGTTACAATCTACACAAAGACATCTAAAATTGATGATTGAGGCAATTGATGAATGATTAAGGCATTAACAACAGAAAAAAGCTGAGGCATAAAGTGCCCACAGTAGCCCAAAGCTGCAGAAATACATATAAAGCCTAAATATATAGGATATATAATAcggttgaaattattttaacaatcaACATTAACCGCGTTTTTCCTTTTTGACCAAGAATATCATGTTTGTGTATAAGGTTGTACACGCACCTGTGCTGCTGTCCGCGAGGAGATGAAATCTCTGAGTTCTCGAGAGCTGCAGGTGCTTCTGAAGCCTCCAGCGAACGGCAAAACTTCTGCCTACAGTTGGGTCCTAGTGTCCGCCGGTCCCTAATAACAATGCTCAGGAAAAATACCGCTTTGATCACTGTGACACAAACGAAAGTTTACACTCCCACACAGTCACGCATATTATGTATATTGATTCTTCAAATCTTTACACATTCAAAACCTCGTTGTTACTGACCCCTTGTGATGACTATTATCAAAATGCAGGTCCTTATTATAATAATTGTCTCCTTTTATCAAATGCCAAAACTTTCTAGGAATGAATCTAAATTTGCTAATAGTAAACACAAACCAACAAAAGTTCAGGTCATCAAATTTGTGTTTATTGATTGACCAGGCTCTCTTTACCtgtcaaataaaaacagatacaCAGAGGAGATTCCGCACAGATTCAATAAGAAATTCTGAGCCAAAATAAAGACGTTTTTTTAGACTTCCCTGGGAAACAGGTGCGGAAGGTGCGCTGCAGACTCCTGTCAGAGATATTtagaacattttcaaaaatgggATTTTGTAGCATGTGCAAGCCTGGCAGCTCTCTCACTGCTTGGGGTCATCAAAGGTCAAGAACAAATGAAAGCGGCACTCAAATACTCACATTCACAGTGAGAAAATGTGACACAGGTGCCACTAAAAGtagaaaaacaaatccagctttacaaaaaacaaaaaaaacaaaaaaacaagacacTTAAGGATCTGCAATTGTGGCAAGAAAAAGCACAATGGGAAATGTagaacaaacaagaaaaaacacaacataaatATTCTTCTGTGTACGGGTACATGCGTGTGACTGCAGACGACAATGACAGCCAGGCAGCCTAATGAAAAACCTGCATTGTGAAATATCAGACATCAGCACAAGCTCCACCCACTAGAGAGCAGACAGAGAGGGTGATGACCAATTGAGAGTCCAGATCCACAgaacaaacaaaatgaagaaATGCA encodes:
- the LOC131551702 gene encoding LOW QUALITY PROTEIN: tandem C2 domains nuclear protein (The sequence of the model RefSeq protein was modified relative to this genomic sequence to represent the inferred CDS: inserted 1 base in 1 codon); protein product: MTECIKNCCRTFISKKNEPEIRMIKVRPPAKLTAESNVKKNIGVSEDYLLSKLPPDGRDVPFIIPTFKPSYIQPRGSQYSGYNIGQQSATRTTYAERKAELAGSGQMMYDPDLTLNSSHMISYVSPGSLRRPTLKNRPNNSPGTGLEHSGKQRLSLSMYDLSNPQSHVQRYDSVSSVQSSTSSIQDSFGSSRSLESITLSGDERDCEPGKVCVHLKYEEAVEQVWITLVKCTDLSVYSDGVEVQKIGVKGVITMTKPVRFKSTVKEASADTVFMETFVFTLNLEQTRRSALVLRLQAHTPRKRTLGECVLSLRTLGLEETKHWLEFKPHSKTHVCHAELQLALCFQPVNSRIQLQILSAQNLPSSSSPLTQSFFVKVELLCEGRVLLKRKTKVRKXIRGQIQWGEVLHLPITNQDQNLQLAVKLYSRGSVRRKHLLGQVLLGFDSSSPEAVEQWRDSMANPEKVVTSWHRLSRL